One window of Methylococcus sp. EFPC2 genomic DNA carries:
- a CDS encoding HDOD domain-containing protein yields the protein MNAASLAERVGSLLCLPDAVVQLNKLIDDPHARNVDLTEIISQDPGLSVRVLRLVNSPHFAFVNRVGSLSHAITVLGRQELRKLAMAAGMAEAFQGIPRESVDMDTFWCNSVTCATLAELLAGRCRQSREIAYLSGLLHGIGRLVFYTLAPDDYRRVLALSPDQTEQSLIAAEREVFGFDHAELGAELCRLWHLPLQLQQTLRYHLNPLEASDDDMPGVAILHVAADMASGIAPSTQVERYAKDYVPGFVPEVWRELDQPEERIPEFLQIALMRGFETLQIVSPSAMMVY from the coding sequence TGCCGGACGCGGTCGTCCAGCTCAACAAGCTGATCGATGATCCCCATGCGCGGAATGTCGATCTGACGGAAATCATCAGTCAGGACCCGGGTCTGAGTGTACGCGTGCTCCGGCTGGTCAACAGCCCACATTTCGCATTTGTCAACCGCGTGGGCTCGCTGTCTCACGCTATCACGGTTTTAGGCAGGCAGGAGCTCAGGAAGCTGGCCATGGCCGCCGGTATGGCGGAAGCCTTTCAGGGAATACCGCGGGAATCGGTGGACATGGATACTTTCTGGTGCAACAGCGTGACTTGCGCGACCCTGGCCGAACTGCTCGCCGGGCGCTGCCGGCAGAGCCGCGAAATCGCCTACCTTTCGGGCCTGTTGCACGGGATAGGCCGCTTGGTCTTCTATACGCTCGCTCCGGACGATTATCGCCGGGTGCTGGCGCTCAGCCCCGATCAGACGGAGCAAAGCCTCATTGCCGCCGAGCGCGAGGTGTTCGGTTTCGATCACGCGGAGCTCGGCGCGGAACTGTGCCGGCTTTGGCACTTACCCCTGCAGTTGCAGCAAACGCTCAGATATCACCTGAATCCGCTGGAAGCGTCCGATGACGACATGCCGGGCGTGGCCATACTCCACGTCGCCGCGGACATGGCTTCGGGGATTGCACCCAGCACCCAGGTTGAACGTTACGCCAAGGATTACGTCCCGGGTTTCGTTCCGGAGGTTTGGCGTGAGCTCGATCAGCCTGAGGAACGCATACCGGAGTTTCTGCAGATCGCCTTGATGCGCGGGTTCGAAACGCTGCAAATCGTCAGCCCCTCCGCGATGATGGTTTATTGA
- a CDS encoding formate dehydrogenase subunit delta gives MHIENLVKMANNIGDFFQSDPDHEAAVHAVADHLKKFWDPRMRKQIIKHYDEGGEGLRELTRESVRLLAEENAALTQCGDG, from the coding sequence ATGCACATCGAAAATCTCGTCAAAATGGCCAACAACATAGGCGACTTCTTCCAGTCCGATCCCGACCATGAGGCGGCGGTGCACGCCGTGGCCGACCATCTGAAAAAGTTCTGGGATCCGCGCATGCGCAAGCAAATCATCAAGCACTACGACGAAGGTGGTGAGGGTCTCAGGGAGTTGACGCGCGAATCGGTACGCCTGCTGGCGGAAGAGAACGCCGCTCTGACTCAGTGCGGCGACGGCTAG
- the fdhD gene encoding formate dehydrogenase accessory sulfurtransferase FdhD: MSAAAEKTDPAFSETALAEHLRELEPQGWSWPSYRSVEVERWNENGVGAKQDWVAEEVPVVLVYNGQPHVVMLATPLDLEDFALGFSLTEGIVGSLTEIEAIRVHHRSEGIEVRIRLVTQNQDALAGRERNLTGRTGCGLCGTTSLRQAIRRPAPVKSDIRVSPTDLHGALQNLRAKQEINRLTGAVHAAAWVLPGRGIAGVREDVGRHNALDKLIGMLSRTPREEGYVLVTSRASYEMVQKCASAGIGLMAAVSAPTGLAIRLAKETGLTLVGFARDDSHVVYAHPWRLT; encoded by the coding sequence ATGAGCGCGGCCGCGGAAAAGACGGATCCGGCTTTTTCCGAGACCGCGCTCGCCGAACATCTCCGGGAGTTGGAACCCCAAGGCTGGTCCTGGCCCAGCTACCGTAGTGTCGAAGTCGAGCGCTGGAACGAAAACGGCGTCGGCGCGAAGCAGGACTGGGTTGCCGAGGAAGTCCCGGTGGTTCTGGTCTACAACGGTCAGCCGCACGTGGTCATGCTGGCCACGCCGCTCGACCTGGAAGACTTCGCGCTTGGCTTCAGTCTCACGGAAGGCATCGTTGGCTCGTTGACGGAAATCGAAGCCATACGCGTGCATCACCGCTCGGAAGGCATCGAGGTACGGATACGGCTGGTTACGCAAAACCAGGATGCCTTGGCCGGACGCGAGCGCAATCTGACCGGGCGCACCGGCTGCGGCTTATGCGGCACGACCAGCCTGCGCCAGGCGATACGCCGTCCCGCCCCGGTCAAAAGCGACATCCGGGTGAGCCCGACGGATCTACATGGCGCGCTGCAGAATTTGCGCGCCAAACAGGAAATCAACCGCCTGACCGGAGCGGTACATGCCGCCGCCTGGGTCTTGCCGGGCCGGGGCATAGCCGGTGTGCGTGAAGACGTGGGCCGCCACAACGCGCTCGACAAGCTGATCGGCATGTTGAGCCGGACCCCGCGGGAAGAAGGCTATGTCCTGGTCACCAGCCGGGCGAGCTACGAGATGGTGCAGAAATGCGCCTCGGCCGGCATAGGCCTCATGGCGGCCGTTTCCGCCCCCACCGGTCTCGCCATCCGCCTGGCCAAGGAAACGGGTTTGACCTTGGTCGGATTCGCGCGCGACGACAGCCATGTCGTCTACGCCCATCCCTGGCGTTTAACTTGA